The Gallus gallus isolate bGalGal1 chromosome 3, bGalGal1.mat.broiler.GRCg7b, whole genome shotgun sequence genome window below encodes:
- the CHRNA2 gene encoding neuronal acetylcholine receptor subunit alpha-2 precursor (The RefSeq protein has 2 substitutions compared to this genomic sequence), translating into MGWPCRSIIPLLVWCFVTLQAATREQKQPHGFAEDRLFKHLFTGYNRWSRPVPNTSDVVIVKFGLSIAQLIDVDEKNQMMTTNVWLKQEWSDYKLRWNPEDFDNVTSIRVPSEMIWIPDIVLYNNADGEFAVTHMTKAHLFSNGKVKWVPPAIYKSSCSIDVTYFPFDQQNCKMKFGSWTYDKAKIDLENMEHHVDLKDYWESGEWAIINAIGRYNSKKYDCCTEIYPDITFYFVIRRLPLFYTINLIIPCLLISCLTVLVFYLPSDCGEKITLCISVLLSLTVFLLLITEIIPSTSLVIPLIGEYLLFTMIFVTLSIIITVFVLNVHHRSPSTHTMPHWVRSFFLGFIPRWLFMKRPPLLLPAEGTTGQYDPPGTRLSTSRCWLETDVDDKWEEEEEEEEEEEEEEEEEKAYPSRVPSGGSQGTQCHYSCERQAGKASGGPAPQVPLKGEEVGSDQGLTLSPSILRALEGVQYIADHLRAEDADFSVKEDWKYVAMVIDRIFLWMFIIVCLLGTVGLFLPPYLAGMI; encoded by the exons ATGGGGTGGCCATGCCGCAGCATCATACCCCTCCTCGTGTGGTGCTTTGTCACCCTCCAGGCAG CCACCCGGGAGCAGAAACAGCCCCATGGCTTTGCTGAGGACCGTCTCTTCAAGCATCTCTTCACTGGCTACAACCGGTGGTCACGGCCGGTGCCCAACACCTCCGATGTGGTCATAGTGAAGTTTGGGCTGTCCATAGCCCAGCTGATCGATGTG GATGAGAAGAACCAAATGATGACCACAAATGTTTGGCTGAAGCAG GAATGGAGTGACTACAAGCTGCGCTGGAACCCAGAGGACTTTGACAACGTCACCTCCATCAGGGTGCCCTCTGAGATGATCTGGATCCCCGACATCGTGCTCTACAACAA tgccGACGGGGAGTTTGCTGTGACACACATGACAAAGGCCCACCTCTTCTCCAATGGGAAAGTGAAGTGGGTGCCACCCGCCATCTACAAGAGCTCATGCAGCATTGACGTCACCTACTTTCCCTTCGACCAGCAGAACTGCAAGATGAAGTTTGGCTCCTGGACTTATGACAAGGCCAAGATCGACCTGGAGAACATGGAACACCACGTGGACCTCAAGGACTACTGGGAGAGTGGCGAGTGGGCCATCATAAACGCCATTGGCAGGTACAACTCCAAGAAGTACGACTGCTGCACTGAGATCTACCCCGACATCACCTTCTACTTCGTCATCCGCCGCCTCCCGCTCTTCTACACCATCAACCTCATCATCCCCTGCCTGCTCATCTCCTGCCTCACCGTGCTGGTCTTCTACCTGCCCTCCGACTGCGGTGAGAAGATCACACTCTGCATCTCCGTCCTTCTGTCCCTCACCGTCTTCCTGCTGCTCATCACCGAAATCATCCCCTCCACCTCTCTGGTCATCCCACTCATCGGTGAGTATCTCCTCTTCACCATGATCTTTGTCACGCTCTCCATCATCATCACCGTCTTTGTCCTCAACGTGCACTACCgctcccccagcacccacaccaTGCCCCACTGGGTGCGGAGCTTCTTCCTGGGCTTCATCCCCCGTTGGCTCTTCATGAAGCGGCCCCCGCTGCTGCTCCCCGCTGAGGGGACGACGGGCCAATATGACCCCCCGGGGACCAGGCTCAGCACCTCCCGCTGCTGGCTGGAGACCGACGTGGATGACaagtgggaggaggaggaggaggaagaagaggaagaggaggaagaggaagaggaggagaaggcgTATCCCAGCCGTGTGCCCTCAGGAGGATCCCAGGGCACCCAGTGCCACTACAGCTGTGGACGCCAAGCAGGCAAAGCATCAGGGGGCCCAGCCCCCCAGGTGCCCCTCAAGGGGGAGGAGGTGGGCTCGGATCAGGGGCTGACACTGTCACCCAGCATCCTGAGGGCCCTGGAGGGTGTGCAGTACATCGCGGACCACCTGCGAGCCGAGGATGCTGACTTCTCG GTGAAGGAGGACTGGAAGTACGTGGCCATGGTGATCGACCGTATCTTCCTCTGGATGTTCATCATCGTCTGCTTGCTGGGAACCGTGGGGCTCTTTCTCCCACCCTACCTGGCAGGGATGATTTAG
- the LOC100857686 gene encoding uncharacterized protein LOC100857686, whose protein sequence is MRVHTCVGWPSLQSSVPTVGPSPRLADTMVPRACCLLVGLCALLPHTTPQQDPPGDPERCGITFHAPNPCGPPHVPSPLASREELEHLQSLLQQNRATLQDVEAAAVLEEPQSRYQDVINEALPAIRGANQEFGESLDNVRRELEAHVAQSDHPQVVEKREKLRKDLRLVAHVLNLTSHLAHVLDASSQRLQDELSHRLQRSAARAAAAQP, encoded by the exons atgcGTGTGCACACGTGCGTGGGCTGGCCCAGCCTCCAGAGCTCAGTGCCCACGGTGGGACCGTCGCCTCGCCTTGCA GACACCATGGTCCCGCGggcctgctgcctgctggtggggctgtgcGCCCTGCTCCCCCATACCACCCCCCAGCAGGACCCCCCGGGGGACCCTGAGCGCTGTGGCATCACCTTCCACGCCCCGAACCCCTGCGGTCCACCCCACGTGCCATCCCCTCTTGCCTCCCGCGAAGAGCTGGAGCACCTGCAGAGCCTCTTGCAGCAGAACAGGGCCACGCTGCAGGATGTGGAGGCGGCGGCGGTGCTGGAGGAACCCCAATCCCGGTACCAGGATGTGATCAATGAGGCTCTGCCTGCCATCCGTGGGGCCAACCAGGAATTTGGGGAGAGCCTGGACAACGTGCGCAGGGAGCTGGAGGCTCACGTGGCCCAGAGCGATCACCCGCAGGTGgtggagaagagggagaa GCTGCGCAAGGACCTCCGCCTGGTGGCCCACGTGCTGAATCTCACCTCCCACCTTGCCCACGTCCTCGACGCCTCCTCCCAACGCCTCCAGGATGAGCTGAGCCACCGCCTGCAGCGCTCAGCCgcccgtgctgctgctgcccagccgTAG
- the EPHX2 gene encoding bifunctional epoxide hydrolase 2 translates to MARRFALFDLGGVLFGPGLQHFLGSCERSYALPRNFLRDVLFAGGSDSPHAKVMRGQITLSQLFLEVDEGCRQHASTAGITLPTTFSIAHVFEEMAAKGTLNAPLLRAASMLRRNGFKTCVFTNNWVDDSMGRLFTSSLLTVVQRHFDLLIESCRVGLHKPDPRIYTYALEVLQAQPQEVIFLDDIGENLKPAREMGMATILVRDTDTVLKELQELSGVQLLQQEEPLPTTCDPATMSHGYVPIRPGVQLHFVEMGHGPAICLCHGFPESWLSWRYQIPALADAGFRVIALEMKGYGESTAPPEIEEYSQEQICKDLTIFLDKLGIPQAVFIGHDWGGAVVWNMALFYPERVRAVASLNTPYRPADPTVDIVETMKSFPMFDYQFYFQEPGVAEAELEKDIGRTLKALIRSTRPEDRLHSVPGLLGVQERGGLLVGFPEDIPESLILHGAELQYYIERFQRSGFRGPLNWYRNMRPNWRWALSAKDRKILMPALMVTAGKDVVLLPSMSKGMEEWIPQLRRGHLEACGHWTQMERPAALNRILVEWLEGLPPDGAMLRVSRL, encoded by the exons ATGGCGCGGAGGTTTGCGTTGTTCGATTTAGGCGGAGTGCTCTTCGGGCCCGGCCTGCAGCACTTTCTGGGCTCCTGCGAGCGGAGCTACGCCTTGCCCAG GAATTTCTTGCGGGATGTCCTGTTTGCAGGTGGCTCTGACAGCCCCCACGCCAAGGTGATGCGGGGGCAGATCACCCTGTCCCAG ctcttcttGGAGGTGGACGAGGGTTGCAGGCAGCACGCCTCCACTGCGGGCATCACGTTACCAACCACCTTTTCCATCGCCCATGTGTTTGAGGAGATGGCAGCCAAGGGCACCCTCAATGCCCCACTGCTGCGGGCTGCCAGCATGCTCCGGAGGAAtg GGTTTAAGACCTGTGTCTTCACCAACAACTGGGTAGATGACAGCATGGGGCGGCTCTTCACCTCCTCTCTGCTGACCGTGGTGCAGCGGCACTTCGACCTGCTCATTGAATCCtgccgtgtggggctgcacaAGCCGGACCCCCGCATCTACACCTACgccctggaggtgctgcaggcacagccacaGGAG GTGATCTTTCTGGATGACATTGGGGAGAACTTGAAGCCGGCCCGAGAGATGGGCATGGCCACCATACTCGTCAGGGACACTGATACCGtcctgaaggagctgcaggagctgtcaggCGTGCAG CTTCTCCAGCAAGAAGAACCATTGCCGACCACCTGTGATCCAGCCACCATGAGCCATGGATACGTTCCCATCCGG CCTGGTGTGCAGCTGCATTTCGTGGAGATGGGGCACGGCCCTGCTATCTGCCTGTGCCATGGCTTCCCCGAGTCCTGGCTCTCCTGGCGCTACCAG ATTCCTGCCCTGGCTGATGCTGGCTTCCGTGTTATTGCTTTGGAGATGAAGGGCTATGGCGAGTCCACAGCACCGCCAG AGATAGAAGAATATTCCCAGGAGCAGATCTGTAAG GACCTGACCATTTTCCTGGACAAACTG GGCATCCCACAAGCCGTGTTCATCGGCCACGACTGGGGTGGTGCAGTGGTCTGGAACATGGCCCTCTTCTACCCCGAGAGAGTGAG GGCCGTGGCCTCACTGAACACCCCATACCGACCAGCAGACCCCACAGTGGACATCGTGGAGACCATGAAAAGCTTCCCTATGTTTGATTACCAGTTCTACTTCCAGGAGCCA GGCGTTGCAGAGGCTGAGCTGGAGAAGGACATTGGCCGTACCCTGAAAGCCCTTATCCGTTCCACCCGCCCAGAG GACCGCCTGCACTCGGTGCCCGGCCTGCTTGGTGTCCAGGAGCGAG GGGGGCTGCTGGTCGGCTTCCCAGAGGACATTCCTGAGAGCCTCATCCTGCACGGTGCTGAGCTGCAGTACTACATCGAGCGCTTCCAGAGGTCTGGCTTCAG GGGTCCTCTGAATTGGTACCGGAACATGAGACCCAACTGGCGCTGGGCACTCTCAGCCAAGGACAGGAAG ATCCTCATGCCGGCGCTGATGGTGACAGCGGGGAAGGACGTGGTGTTGCTCCCCAGCATGAGCAAGGGCATGGAGGAGTGG ATCCCACAGCTCCGCCGGGGGCACCTGGAGGCGTGTGGCCATTGGACACAGATGGAGAG GCCAGCAGCCCTGAACAGGATCCTGGTGGAGTGGTTGGAGGGGCTCCCCCCGGATGGGGCCATGCTGAGGGTATCCCGGCTGtga